GTGTCTCGTCAGAATGCCATGGCTAAAGCAGATCAATTTCTAATGAACAAAGGTTATAAGGATATGAAGGCTGTAAACTACGATGAATATGGTAATCTGGGTAACCTTACGTATGTGCGTAAGCAAGGGGACACCTTGATCTATCCTGAGAAAATGTCAGTTCGTGTAGGTTTGGATACAGGCGAAGTAACCGGCTTCCAGGCGAGTGACTTTGTCTACGAACATAATGACAAGCGCAAAATTCCGAAAGCAACTCTTACGGAGCAACAGGCGCGGAAAAAGCTTAATTCGGAGTTCGAGGAAAATTATGTTCGCAAATCCCTGATTGAGAATGATTACAGCAAAGAAGTATTGTGTTATGAATTCGGAGGGAAAATTAACGGTTCTCGTTACCGGATATACATTAATGCGAATACAGGAATGGAAGAAGCGGTTGAAGAGATCAAACCGGTCAATGCAACCTCATAAAAAGATGGATAATCTGAATTTTAAGCTGAGCGAATAACTGCGGCAGACCACGATGTGGTCTGTTTTTTTCTTGTTCAATGTGAGAAAGGTCATGGTATAATAGTCCTTGTACGTACGAAGATAAATACATAAAGTGGCGGTGAACAGCTTGTTTCCGAAAATAAATGAAATTTTATACATCCAGATTGCTTCTGCAGATGAAAAAGAGGAACACAAAGAGTACAAATCACGCATTGCAGATATGGATGACAGCAGTTTTCTGATTGAGGTCCCGATGCAACAAGGAAGCAGCCGTCTGAAAAGACTCTTTTTCGGTGAGGAATTGTCCATTTCATATATTACGGAGGATGGGGTCCGGCATTATTTTAATACCTATGTCACGGGATTTGAGGAAGATGTGGTCCGTCTTGTCCGTATCCGCAAACCGCTTCCGAGCGATATATCCAAAATACAACGGCGCAGCTTTCTTCGTGTTCATGCAAACCTCGAATTGGCCATCCAGAGTGAAGACATGACCCGTGCCGTCGGATTGACTGAAGATATTGGTGGCGGTGGATTGTCCATCTACGGCGAAACAGGTTTTTCAATAGCTGAAGGTCAAAAATTGAAATGCTGGTTGCTGGTTCCCTACCGGAATTCAACCATTGAACATGTGAATTTTGAAGCTGAAGTTGTGCGGATCAAAACCTTGGAAACCGGCAGACAGCTATGCATGCTGAAATTTGTGCAGATTTCAGATTCGGAGCGCCAGAAAATTATCAAGTTTTGTTTTGAACGGCAACTTGACTATCGCACGAAATAGGAATGTTGTGGCATAAAGAGAGGCAACTGCGGGTACCGTAATGAAAAAAACGGAGGTATTGCCTTGAATCGTCGTCATGCAACCCGCAGATATGAACGACTTTATTATGTTTTTTCCAGGCGAATGGAACGAAAGGTTACGATTCTGATTACAGCCCTTCTAATCCTGCTTGTGGTATATCAATTGCTGCTGTTGGTACCAGGCTTCAAAAAGAATTTGACCACTATTGACCGCCTGGAAGGAACGCCAATTGAAGTGCAAACGATGAATGATTACAAACGTCATTGATTTGTCTGTTTTTGCATCCATGTGTAGAGTGTGGTATAATTTTCACGATGCAGGCAATGCCTGTTTTTTTATTGAGGTTTATCGTTTGAGGAGGAATGCCCCGTTGGCAAGCCAGAACACATCAGAGAACGGGAAAATGAACGTTGCAATTGACGGACCTGCCGGTGCCGGGAAAAGCACGGTGGCCCGATTGGTTGCAGAGGCGCTCGCGTATGTATACGTCGACACAGGCGCAATGTACCGTGCGGTAACCTTGCATATGCTTCGGAAAGGTATTACACCGGAAGATGTGACACAGGTACTTCAGGAAGCCCAAAAGCTGGTCATTGATTTACAACCGGATCCCGACGGACAGAAAGTGTTCTGTAATGGGGAAGAAGTAACCTCGGAAATCCGCTCCCGTGAAGTGACGGGAATCGTGTCCCGATATGCGCAAATCGAGGGGCTGCGTACGCAATTAGTGGATACTCAGCGGCAAATGGCTTTGCGCAAGGGCGTCGTCATGGATGGACGCGATATCGGAACGACAGTATTGCCCGATGCGGAAGTGAAAATCTTCATGACTGCCAGTGTGGAAGAGCGTGCGCTTCGCCGCTTCAAAGAACTGGACCCCTCTGAAGGACTGACGTTGCAACAGCTGGAGCGAGACATTGCCAACCGTGACAGATTGGATGAGAATCGGGAAATTTCCCCATTGCGTTGTGCTGAGGATGCTATCGTCCTTGATACAACGGAGATGAACATTCATGAAGTGGTTGACAAAATCGTATCTTATTGCACAATGGTCAGAGGAGAGATCGGTCTATGATTTACACATTTTGCAGCACATTACTGCGGATCATTTATACCATTCTTTTCCGCTTGGAGGCCGTTGGACGGGAGAATATTCCGAAAGAAGGCGGCGTACTTTTATGTTCCAATCATATTAGTAACTTCGATCCTCCAACCGTTGGTATCAAAATTCGCCGTCAGGTGCGTTTCATGGCCAAAAGCGAATTGTTTGACATTCCGGTACTCGGCCGAATTATTAAAGCCGTGGGTGCTTTCCCCGTTAAACGTGGAGGTGTCAGTAAGGAATCCATCAAAACCTCACTCAATATTTTGCGTGATGGTCAAGTGCTTGGAATCTTCCCCTCGGGAAGCCGTCACAATGATGGAGGTATCGGCAAAAAAGGGGCAGCGAGTTTTGCTCTCCGCAGTGGCGCTACAGTTATTCCTACTGCTATTATCGGTAACTACAAAGTTTTTCGTAAGATGAAAGTTGTATATGGAGCACCAGTAAGTTTGGACGAGTTCAAGGAAGACCCATCTGGAGAAGCTCTGGAGAAGGCGACTGAAAAGATTATGTCCAAGATTAACGAAATGGTGCAAACGGGCGTGCCAAGCAAGTAATGGCTTCGTCGGTAGCTGAGTGCATGTTTCCATATTTTTGAGGGAGACTAAAGTTTGAGCACTCAGTGATGAAAGTGTTTTGAACTCTGCTACAGGCAGGTTTGAATATAATGGGGTTTTTGAATTGAGGAGGGTATTTGACATGTCGGAAGAAATGAAAAATCAAGAAGCAACCCAAGATGAGTTGGATCAATTCGTTTCCTTGAAAAAAGGAGATACCGTAAAAGGAACCATCGTCAAATTGGAAGATAACCAAGCCTATGTGAGCATTGGATATAAATATGACGGTGTCATTCCAATTCGTGAACTGTCTTCATTACATGTTGACAGCGCGTCTGACGCAGTAGAAGTTGGACAAGAAGTTGAAGCTAAAGTTCTTAGCATTGACGACGAGAAAGAAAAACTCGTTCTGTCCAAACGTGCAATCGACAGCGAAAACGCATGGGATCAATTGCAAAAGCATTTTGAAGACCAAGATGTATTCGAAGTTGTTGTAGGTGATGTTGTTAAAGGCGGTCTGGTAGCAGACGTGGGCGTACGTGGATTTATCCCGGCTTCCATGGTTGAACGCCATTTCGTTGAAGACTTCAGCGACTACAAAGGACGCACACTACGTGTTAAAGTGAAAGAGATCGACCGTGAGAACAACAAAGTGATCCTTTCCCAAAAAGACGTACTGGAGCAAGAATTCGAAGCAAACAAAGCTACAGTAATGGCTGGTTTGCAAGAAGGTCAAGTGATCGAAGGTACAGTACAACGTTTGACTCAATTCGGTGCATTCGTTGATGTGGGCGGAGTTGACGGTTTGGTTCACGTATCCGAGCTGGCTTGGACACACGTTGAAAAACCATCCGACGTACTGTCTGAAGGTGAAAAAGTTAGTGT
The nucleotide sequence above comes from Paenibacillus sp. W2I17. Encoded proteins:
- a CDS encoding flagellar brake protein; this translates as MFPKINEILYIQIASADEKEEHKEYKSRIADMDDSSFLIEVPMQQGSSRLKRLFFGEELSISYITEDGVRHYFNTYVTGFEEDVVRLVRIRKPLPSDISKIQRRSFLRVHANLELAIQSEDMTRAVGLTEDIGGGGLSIYGETGFSIAEGQKLKCWLLVPYRNSTIEHVNFEAEVVRIKTLETGRQLCMLKFVQISDSERQKIIKFCFERQLDYRTK
- the cmk gene encoding (d)CMP kinase, which translates into the protein MASQNTSENGKMNVAIDGPAGAGKSTVARLVAEALAYVYVDTGAMYRAVTLHMLRKGITPEDVTQVLQEAQKLVIDLQPDPDGQKVFCNGEEVTSEIRSREVTGIVSRYAQIEGLRTQLVDTQRQMALRKGVVMDGRDIGTTVLPDAEVKIFMTASVEERALRRFKELDPSEGLTLQQLERDIANRDRLDENREISPLRCAEDAIVLDTTEMNIHEVVDKIVSYCTMVRGEIGL
- a CDS encoding 1-acyl-sn-glycerol-3-phosphate acyltransferase is translated as MIYTFCSTLLRIIYTILFRLEAVGRENIPKEGGVLLCSNHISNFDPPTVGIKIRRQVRFMAKSELFDIPVLGRIIKAVGAFPVKRGGVSKESIKTSLNILRDGQVLGIFPSGSRHNDGGIGKKGAASFALRSGATVIPTAIIGNYKVFRKMKVVYGAPVSLDEFKEDPSGEALEKATEKIMSKINEMVQTGVPSK
- the rpsA gene encoding 30S ribosomal protein S1; translation: MSEEMKNQEATQDELDQFVSLKKGDTVKGTIVKLEDNQAYVSIGYKYDGVIPIRELSSLHVDSASDAVEVGQEVEAKVLSIDDEKEKLVLSKRAIDSENAWDQLQKHFEDQDVFEVVVGDVVKGGLVADVGVRGFIPASMVERHFVEDFSDYKGRTLRVKVKEIDRENNKVILSQKDVLEQEFEANKATVMAGLQEGQVIEGTVQRLTQFGAFVDVGGVDGLVHVSELAWTHVEKPSDVLSEGEKVSVKVLKVDPEKGKISLSMKAVQPGPWETASEKFNSSDIVTGVVKRLVDFGAFVEIAPGVEGLVHISQISHKHIGTPHEVLKEGQEVQVKILDMNPSEQRVSLSIKETEEAPAQPQKSERPSRNNAPREEINNPNVSLNNQGMSTTLGELFGDKLSKFK